From the genome of Candidatus Binataceae bacterium, one region includes:
- a CDS encoding metal/formaldehyde-sensitive transcriptional repressor produces the protein MAHTVKEKIKLLNRVRRVRGQVEALERAVEEEKGCAAVLHLVVAARGAMNSLMAEIIEDHIRMHVVDPDRERGARAKGAEELIEIVQAYLK, from the coding sequence ATGGCCCATACCGTCAAGGAAAAGATCAAGCTGTTGAATCGAGTGCGCCGGGTACGCGGTCAGGTGGAGGCGCTGGAGCGCGCGGTAGAGGAAGAAAAAGGCTGTGCCGCCGTCCTCCATCTGGTAGTTGCGGCGCGCGGGGCAATGAACAGCCTGATGGCGGAGATAATCGAGGATCATATCAGGATGCATGTGGTCGATCCCGATCGCGAGCGCGGTGCGCGGGCCAAGGGCGCCGAAGAACTCATTGAGATCGTTCAAGCCTATTTGAAGTAG